The Mustela erminea isolate mMusErm1 chromosome 18, mMusErm1.Pri, whole genome shotgun sequence genome has a window encoding:
- the PSMC3IP gene encoding homologous-pairing protein 2 homolog, whose translation MSKGRAEAAAGAPGILLRYLQEQNRPYSAQDVFGNLQREHGLGKAAVVKALEQLAQQGKIKEKMYGKQKIYFADQDQFAMVSDADLQGLDAKIVALTAKVQSLQQSCRHMEAELKELTSALTTPEMQKEIQELKKECAGYRERLKNIKAATNHVTPEEKEQVYRERQKYCKEWRKRKRMATELSDAILEGYPKSKKQFFEEVGIETDEDHNVKLPDP comes from the exons ATGAGTAAAGGCCGGGCGGAGGCCGCGGCGGGAG CCCCTGGGATCCTCCTGAGGTACCTGCAGGAGCAGAACAGACCCTACAGCGCCCAGGACGTGTTCGGGAACCTGCAGCGGGAACACGGACTGGGCAAGGCG GCGGTGGTGAAGGCGCTGGAGCAGCTGGCCCAGCAAGGCAAAATCAAAGAGAAGATGTACGGCAAGCAGAAGATCTATTTTGCGGACCAG GACCAGTTTGCCATGGTGAGTGACGCTGACCTCCAAGGCCTGGATGCCAAAATCGTGGCCCTCACTGCTAAGGTGCAGAGCTTACAGCAGAGCTGCCGCCACATGGAGGCTG AGCTGAAGGAGTTAACTAGTGCCCTGACCACACCGGAGATGCAGAAAGAGATCCAGGAGTTGAAGAAGGAGTGTGCTGGCTACAGAGAGAGACTGAAGAATATTAAAGCAGCCACCAACCACGTGACTccagaagagaaagagcag GTgtacagggagaggcagaagtacTGCAAGGAGTGGAGGAAGCGGAAGAGGATG GCAACAGAGCTGTCTGATGCCATTCTGGAAGGATACCCCAAGAGCAAGAAGCAGTTCTTT gaggaAGTCGGGATAGAGACAGATGAGGATCACAACGTGAAGCTCCCAGACCCTTGA